A single Cottoperca gobio chromosome 7, fCotGob3.1, whole genome shotgun sequence DNA region contains:
- the fkbp1ab gene encoding FKBP prolyl isomerase 1Ab, translating to MGVEIETITPGDGRTFPKKGQTCVVHYVGALTDGRKFDSSRDRDKPFRFKIGKQEVIRGWEEGVVQMSVGQRAKLTCTPDYAYGNKGHPGIIPPNATLIFDVELLGLE from the exons ATGGGAGTCGAAATCGAGACTATTACCCCGGGCGACG GAAGGACTTTCCCCAAAAAAGGACAGACGTGTGTGGTGCATTATGTTG GGGCCTTGACAGACGGACGTAAGTTTGACTCATCTCGGGATAGGGACAAGCCTTTCAGGTTCAAGATCGGCAAGCAGGAAGTGATCCGTGGCTGGGAAGAGGGTGTAGTGCAG ATGAGTGTTGGTCAAAGGGCCAAGCTGACCTGCACACCTGACTACGCTTATGGAAACAAAGGCCACCCGGGCATCATTCCTCCTAATGCCACCCTCATCTTTGATGTTGAGCTGCTGGGTTTGGAATGA